In Vitis vinifera cultivar Pinot Noir 40024 chromosome 17, ASM3070453v1, one genomic interval encodes:
- the LOC132252824 gene encoding kunitz trypsin inhibitor 5-like yields MKTTSLLFSLLLIALAVKPFSVAAESAPDPVLDTEGKKLRSGVDYYILPVFRGRGGGLTLASTGNETCPLDVVQEQQEVSNGLPLTFTPVNPKKGVIRVSTDHNIKFSASTICVQSTLWKLEYDESSGQRFVTTGGVEGNPGRETLDNWFKIEKYEDDYKLVFCPTVCDFCKPVCGDIGIYIQNEYRRLALSDVPFKVKFKKA; encoded by the coding sequence ATGAAGACCACATCGTTGCTTTTCTCCTTGCTGCTCATTGCCCTTGCTGTGAAGCCTTTTTCTGTGGCTGCTGAATCTGCTCCTGACCCTGTGCTTGATACTGAGGGAAAGAAGCTCCGGTCCGGAGTTGATTACTACATCCTGCCAGTTTTCCGTGGGAGAGGCGGTGGCCTCACCCTGGCCAGCACTGGGAACGAGACCTGCCCTCTTGATGTTGTCCAAGAACAGCAAGAGGTATCAAACGGTCTCCCATTGACGTTTACGCCGGTGAACCCCAAAAAAGGCGTGATTCGTGTGTCCACCGATCATAACATCAAGTTCTCTGCTTCCACAATCTGTGTACAATCCACTTTGTGGAAGCTTGAGTATGATGAATCGTCCGGACAACGGTTTGTCACAACTGGTGGGGTGGAAGGCAATCCAGGTCGTGAAACTCTGGATAATTGGTTCAAGATTGAGAAATATGAAGATGACTACAAGCTGGTCTTCTGTCCAACAGTGTGTGATTTCTGCAAGCCTGTTTGTGGGGACATCGGCATTTATATCCAGAATGAATACAGGCGTTTGGCTCTGAGTGATGTGCCCTTCAAGGTTAAGTTCAAGAAGGCTTGA